The following proteins are co-located in the Paludibaculum fermentans genome:
- a CDS encoding tetratricopeptide repeat protein, giving the protein MNSTWVSQSATSQPLPASLQRLARGLTISFILLASLKASGPMLDDDFTRAALAHNQGRHAEAEGIYRKVLARMDQSGHEEPRLALLLNNLGAECHLQSKTADAEAFYRRAAREWPKSTLTPSGLGTTLVNLAGILRRRGQLDEAATLYRDALRALLPVQGPDSLEYAGALANLADLLRDQNKIQEALQFAEQSVLIADHWLGSADPHLGHKLRVLASIYLVLGRLDEAQALCERILAGSTGNGNSARADVAATWNELGEIAVRSGRYDEADRCFRKSVELWQQHPAPTPHMMAIATNNLAQTYRRQKRYDEAGPLFAQALQLLEGSSSDHQRELASILGNQAGFQAETGHYPLAVATFRKAIELSVQARGEESADVALLRLEFAALRRAQGHYVESVDLYQKAMPVLAHTFGPDDQRVQQSAADYKRCLKEAQAHVVMLK; this is encoded by the coding sequence ATGAATTCCACCTGGGTTTCGCAATCCGCCACGTCGCAGCCGCTGCCAGCGTCCCTGCAGCGGCTGGCCCGCGGCCTCACCATCTCGTTCATCCTGCTGGCAAGTTTGAAAGCTTCCGGTCCCATGCTGGACGACGATTTCACGCGCGCCGCCCTGGCGCACAATCAGGGCCGCCATGCCGAAGCAGAGGGCATCTACCGCAAAGTGCTGGCTCGGATGGATCAAAGCGGGCACGAGGAGCCTCGTCTCGCGCTACTGCTGAACAATCTTGGGGCTGAGTGCCACCTGCAGTCCAAGACCGCCGATGCCGAGGCGTTCTACCGCCGGGCAGCCAGGGAGTGGCCGAAGAGCACGCTGACGCCCAGCGGCCTGGGTACGACACTGGTCAACCTCGCCGGCATCCTGCGGCGCCGGGGTCAACTCGACGAAGCCGCCACCCTTTATCGCGATGCCCTGAGGGCGCTGCTGCCCGTCCAGGGACCAGACAGCCTGGAGTACGCCGGTGCGCTGGCCAACCTGGCCGACCTGCTGCGCGACCAGAACAAGATTCAGGAAGCCCTGCAGTTCGCGGAACAGTCGGTCCTGATCGCGGACCACTGGCTGGGCTCGGCTGACCCGCATCTCGGCCACAAACTGCGCGTGCTGGCCAGCATCTACCTCGTGCTGGGCCGGCTGGACGAGGCGCAGGCCCTGTGCGAACGGATCCTGGCCGGGTCCACCGGCAATGGCAATTCGGCCCGGGCCGATGTGGCGGCGACATGGAATGAACTGGGCGAGATTGCGGTGAGGTCGGGCCGGTACGATGAGGCGGACCGGTGTTTTCGGAAGTCAGTCGAGTTGTGGCAGCAGCACCCTGCCCCGACCCCGCACATGATGGCAATCGCCACGAATAACCTGGCGCAGACCTACCGCCGCCAGAAGCGCTATGACGAGGCGGGTCCGCTGTTCGCCCAGGCGCTACAGTTGCTGGAAGGGTCCAGCTCCGACCATCAAAGGGAACTGGCCAGTATCCTCGGCAACCAGGCCGGCTTCCAGGCGGAGACCGGTCACTATCCCCTGGCGGTCGCCACCTTCCGCAAAGCGATCGAGCTGTCTGTCCAGGCCAGGGGCGAGGAGAGTGCCGACGTGGCGTTGCTGCGGCTGGAATTTGCGGCCTTGCGCCGAGCGCAGGGCCACTACGTCGAGTCAGTGGACCTCTATCAGAAGGCAATGCCGGTGCTGGCCCACACCTTTGGTCCGGATGACCAGCGCGTGCAGCAGTCGGCCGCGGACTACAAACGCTGCCTCAAAGAGGCACAGGCGCATGTCGTGATGTTGAAGTAA